In a single window of the Natronosalvus caseinilyticus genome:
- a CDS encoding metal-dependent transcriptional regulator codes for MGDSRRERSDPDSTNVLTATSGWYLLGGYWLSGRGTRRVQVGELAERLSVAPASVTEMVDVLADAALLETEPYAGFELTDCGTAHAEALAWRQCVVATFFDRTLSYAIDDETAYRIGYELPRRGLVRLEERIDRTSERTCRRLADDGTCLVRTFG; via the coding sequence TTGGGCGACTCGAGGCGCGAGCGCTCAGATCCGGATTCGACGAACGTGCTCACCGCCACCTCCGGCTGGTACCTCCTCGGCGGCTACTGGCTCTCAGGTCGCGGAACCCGTCGCGTGCAAGTCGGCGAACTCGCCGAACGGCTGTCGGTCGCGCCGGCCAGCGTCACCGAGATGGTCGACGTACTCGCCGACGCCGCACTTCTCGAGACGGAACCTTACGCCGGGTTCGAACTGACCGACTGCGGAACGGCACACGCGGAAGCGCTGGCGTGGCGTCAGTGCGTCGTCGCCACCTTCTTCGACCGTACGCTCTCGTACGCCATCGACGACGAGACCGCCTACCGTATCGGGTACGAACTCCCGAGGCGAGGACTCGTCCGCCTCGAGGAGCGTATCGACCGGACCAGCGAACGAACGTGTCGTCGTCTGGCCGACGACGGGACGTGCCTCGTTAGAACGTTCGGATAG